GCTTCTTTGACGCTTGCGACAACATAAAGCCAAGGCGTGGCAGACTCGCGGCTATCCAGCGCATGACACTGCCGGTGTTCTTCCGCTTACTGTATAGTTCAGGAATAAGGACAACCGAGGCCGTCCTGCTGGAACGCGATGACGTAAACCTTGAAAACGGCGTGGTATCCATCAAGCGCGGCAAAGGGTATGACCAACATTATGTAGTCCTCCATGACACAATGTTGCCCCTGATGCGTATTTATGACGGAAAAATAGATGGGCTGACTCCGAACCGCAGGGTGTTTTTCCCGACACCGGATGACAAGCCGCACCCTCCTGTATGGGTAACGTACCACTTCAGGGTGCTGTGGCAAAGCTGCAATTCATCCCACGCGATCCCATACGAACTGAGGCACAACTACGCCATAGAGAACATAAACAGCTGGACGCACCAAGGATTTGCAGTACACGACAAGTTATTAGCTCTAAGCAAGAGCATGGGACACAGACAAATGGAAAGCACATTGGCTTACTATTCTTTGACCCCTGCGATTTCTGATATAATAGCATATGCCGATAGCGAAATAGAACAATCATTAATATTAGAGACAGATGAAAAAGAAGATTAACTTACAAGCAATACAGATTGCTAGTTATTTACATGAGTGGCTTGAGTACTATGTGCCCTCAATAAAAGCTTGTAGCCCTCACACGAAAAGAAACTATAAAATTTCAGTGACACTCTATGCTGAGTTTCTTAAGAAAGTGAAAGGCATTTTACCGGAAACATTGAATGCAGAGTGCTTCTGTAGGAAATATATCATGGAAACCTGTTGGTTGAATTAAATTAGAGAATATTTTATCCGCCCAATCGGATGATGATTAACGAAATTGACATATTGCATGAACGTCATTGCTGCTATTTTGCCTGCTATGCGGGTGAAAAGACCGCAGGATTGTTTTGCATAGTTTCGTATCATCATAAGATTGTCGTTGAGCTGGGAAAATATCGTTTCGATACGTTTACGGAATCTCTTGTATGCCCATGTAGGCGGATGCCAGTTTTTCTGATTCAGCCGATATGGAACTTCAAGAGTGATATTTGCTGCCTCAAAGAGATTCTTCTGAATCTCAGCACAGAGATAGCCCTTGTCTCCAAGCATCATGCAATCATGATATTCCCAGCGTACGTCCTTGAGAAAATGAAGGTCATGAACACTTGCGGCAGTCATGTCAAAGGAATGGATAACACCAAGTATTCCGCAGACAACATGGAGCTTATAGCCATAATAATGCAAGCCTTGCGAAGCGCAGTATCCCCAGTCGGGAGCAGCATCGGGATTGTCTTGTCCCATGGTGCATCGTTTGGCCCGTGCGTTCCGGCATACCTTTACTGGTTTAGAATCAATGCAGAATACATCTTCGGGGCCATCAATAGCTCTGGCTACATCCTTGCGGATTTCTTCTGCAAGTCGGGCCGTGAGCTTGCGTCGGGCATTGAATTGTCTGCGACTGATCAGGTTAGGCAAATCCTCCTTACACTCATGGTGCAGACGATAAAAAAGAAGATTCTCGCTGTCGAAGCCGAAGGACTCGGCGGTTATCCCGAGAGCAATGACTTCAAGGTCGGAAAACTTGGGAACAACACCGCACCTGGGTACGTTTCCATGTTCATTAACTCGATTTCCGGCAAAATCCTTGCAGATTCCGAGGATTCTGACGAAATTTGCTATGAAGTTGCGCATAAGCAGTGCAATAGTAGTTAACGGTGTGGTTACCACTAATTTAATAATAATCCGCAAATTGTGCAACTTTTTCATTTGTAAATATTTAGAATTTTAATTCAACCAACGGGTCATGGAATGGATTATTTGGATGAAAAGCGATAGGAATTGTACCCTTGCAACATGCAATGTAAGGTTGTCAGCCTTACGTGCCTTCTTGAAATATGTAGCGGACAGAGATATGACTTATATGGCCGTATTTCTACAAGCTGAGAACATTCCCAATGAGAAAACGCCTAAAAGAAAAGTTATTGGCTTAAGCAAAAAGGCTGTTAAAGCCATATTGTCTGTCCCAAATCAAAGAACGGCAACAGGTTTTCGTGATTTCACATTGATGCTACTTTTGTACTCTACAGCTATACGTGTTAATGAACTCCTTACATTGAAGATTAGTAATATCGTCATGGATTGTACTAAACCTCACATGATTGTCATAGGAAAAGGGAGAAAGAAACGCCCACTTCCTCTTTTGTCTCAACCAGTGCAATGTTTAAAGAGATACCTCAAGAAATACCATCCGAAATATAATGATATGGATGCACTAATCTTTTATTCAAAAAGCAAAGGAGTATATGCTCCTATGTCTGCCGAAAATGTGAACAAAATGCTGAAAAAATATGCCTTAATAGCTCATGAAACTTGTGAAGATGTACCATTGAACTTACATGCCCATCAATTCAGGCATGCCAAGGCTTCACATTGGCTTGAAAATGGAATGAACATAGCTCAAATTTCATATTTGCTTGGACATGAGTGTATCCAAACCACAATGGCGTATCTTGATATAACTACAGAACAAGAAGAGAAAGCTTTGGAAACGCTTGAAAACGAGAGTCAAAAGAATATGGCAAAGAAATGGAAAAATAATAAAACATGAGGCCTAAAATATTCTCAACATAAGTTTGACGAATTGAAAGTAAAGCTGTGTGTCAATATACAAAAGTTTATTGATACACAGCCACTTTGTATGTAAAAATAGCAATATACAGTTATACTCCCAGTTGGTAATAAAGGTGTCAAAGTTAAAGTGTTTGGAATTATTTATCTGCAAATGCTTTTTTGTTATATCATCTCAAAATACAAATATGTGTTGCTTGTACTTTTCTAATTAGAAGTGTTTTTAATTCTATTTTATCGTGTTTTTTTGCCATCACTATATCAAAATCTTTATAAAATCATCTGTTATACAGGATAATTTGGTAATTTTGGAATCAGATTTCCATTTGTTCTTTGAGCATTTGAAAATATATTTAACAAATTAGAAATATATGAAAAGATGTGATTTACATATTCATACAGTGCCATCTGTATCAGATAGGATGTTTACTTATGATAAAGACGTTTTGTTGGATTATGTTGCAAAAACAAAATTGGATGTAATTGCTATCACAAATCACAACTTGTTTGACTACGCACAATATCAAGAAATCAAGGATGCATTGACGCAAATAGTTGTTTTACCCGGTATTGAAGTAGATTTGGAGAATGGGCATATTCTTGTCATAGCGAATAACGATGACGGGACGCTGTTTGATTTTAATTCAAAATGTGAAGAAGTAAAAAATCTAATCAAAACTAAGGATGATGATATTTCTTATGATACATTCATTAGAATATTTGGAGATTTGAGTAAATATTTACTTATACCACATTATGAAAAAGAACCAAAACTTCATAAAGATACCATCGAGAAATTGGGAAGAAACATAATAGCAGGTGAAGTGTCGAGCGTCAAGAAATTTATTTATATGGAGAAGGAGGATACAGAACTTACGCCTGTCTATTTCAGTGACTTTAGAATAGAAAAAGGTGTTACGCCAGATAAGTATCCTGTCAGCCATACATTTTTTGATGTTGATCAGGTGAATGTCAATACACTGAAACTCTGTCTAATGGATAAGACAAAGGTTACTTTGACCTCAGAAAAAGGAATTAAACTTTTTCAGATATTCCCGAATGGACAGATGTTATCAACGGGGCTTAATATTATGTTTGGGAAACGTTCTACAGGGAAAACTCATACCTTGAATGCCATTGCTAGCCGTTTTGAAGGAAAGGCCAAATACATTAAACAATTTGAACTGCTCAATACTAGTAGGAGTGATTCTGAACAGTTTGAAAATGATTTGAAGGTAAGACAAGAAAATTCTGCAGAGGATTACTTGCGCGAGTTTAGCGTTATAGTAACAGATGTATTGAAAACTTGTTCAGCCGATGAGGATGAGATGAAATTGCAGAAGTACCTTGAAGCGGTTATGTCTTCAGCACAGCAAAGCGATGTTAACGATGTTTTCTCAAAGTCAAAACTGTTTAATGAAAGCGATTTCAAAGAACTAAGTTTTGATGAGATTAAAAAACTTATCAATGCAACACTGACTTTATTAGAATCACAGCTTTACAAATCGCTTGTCAATAAGCATTTGCCCGAAGCCTCACTGAAGTCACTCTTAAAAGAATTGATAGAACAATGTCGGAAGGATAACGTTGCCAACTTGTATTTCAAAGAAGTTAATAACATAATCAAGATGGTAAAGGAGTCGCTACAATTGAAATCTGCAGCACCTCGTATTCCCAATATAGACTTATACCAATACTTCATCAATAAGAAAAAGCGTGAAATTTTTGCCCAAGTAGCTATAGCGATAAAGAAAAGCAGAACTATTAGCACGGAAAAGGCCGGACATTTTACAATCAGTGTGTCCGCACGCCCATTTGTGAATGCTACAGATTTGAAAACTGTCGGATTAAAACAGGTGTCACTTACTAACGCTTTTGCAAAGTATGGGAACCCTATTCAGTATTTAGATGAATTAAAGGCGGCAGGCGTTGAGAGTAATCGTATTTATAAGTTGTTTGCAGCCATAGATTACAGAATACTTAATTCTTCAGGCTTGCCTGTATCCGGTGGGGAACGTTCGGAGTTTAACTTCTTGCAGAAAATTAAAGATGCTATTCTATGTGACATTCTCATTATTGATGAACCAGAGTCTTCGTTTGATAATCTCTTTTTGAAGAACGAGGTAAATAAGTTTATTAAGGAAATGGCAGAGAATATGCCAGTGATTATTTCTACGCATAATAATACAATAGGAGGTTCTATAAAGCCAGATTACATTCTTTATACGGAAAAAAAGATAGAGGCAGATGGAGTTCATTTCAACATTTATAGCGGCTACCCAACAGCCCAAACCCTAAGGGATGTTAAAGGAAATACCATTGAGAATTACGAAATCACGTTGAACAGTTTAGAAGCTGGTGAACAAGCTTATTCAGAAAGGAAAGATATTTATGAAACACTTAAAAATTGAAGATCGGAAAGCCTATTTTACAAGAGGCGAAAACTGGATGGTTGTAACCGATATGACCAAGGAAGATTTATTAAATCTTGCTCATGCGGCTATAGAAGAAGAGGATTTTGAAACAGATGTATATGATGAAACATTGCTTCCAAATCCGGCACACAGGATTATTTATCAGCAGATTAATGGCCAATTGATGGAATTACATAATAGAAGGGCGGCTTTTCAAGAGGAAGTGAGAAATATATATAAAGACGCATATAATAAGTATTGTATAGAATAATCTTTGTATTTCAATAGTACAAAGTCAAGATAAATTTCACTTACTACATCTTTTTAGATGTTTATAATTCATTAAATTCGTATTATTTTAAGATTATATGGCACTATGCTTGTAAGCATGGTGCTTCTTTTTCTTACAAAACTATCCATAAACTATCCATAAATAATCCAAACTAAATCAGACTAAAATCTATAAATATCAGCCAATTATCTCATAAAATAGGAAAACTTAAAAAATTCTGATAATGGCTCAAATCCAAAATTTCGGATTTGTGCCACTATTTTAAAAATCTGATGTTCCAGACACGCCACACAAGGGTTGCCGGGATTGGTAATACACAAGGCTCGCAACGTGCCATGAACCTGCTTGTCGCCATTCGTGACATACAGCAACGGACGGGCAAGGATTTGGGTGCCACGTTCCTTTCCGGCACGGTGGTGGTAAATGCGCTGACCGAATTGTATGTGTTGTTCAAATACTTGCGGCCGAAAGAGTTGTCACGCCAATGTATAAGTTGCTTTGACGCTTGGGCGGCTATTTTCACGAAAAAGACAACCGACTATGAGTTGAACATCACCGGCTCAATCAAGCGCAAAGAGCGTTTCCGCACGTATATCAAGATTCCTGAACTGGCGACCTTCCTGCGTGAGATAACCGATTATCGCACGGCTGAAATGATAAACCTTGACGTGCCGCAGAAGAATGTACGTTTTCTCTCCGACAAGCCTACCATTGCCCAAGAGGAAATGATTGGACGTCTGGTGTCGTTCGCCGGTAGCGGTAATTGGGATGATTTGGGGCTTGACATTCCGCAGCCCGACAATCTGGATATGGCTAAAATGCTGGTGGCTACCAATGTGGCACGGAAAATGGCTTTGGATATGCGCCTGTTGGGTGATAAGTTCTCTGACGATCCGGATAACAAGGCTTCTCGGTGTGCGGCCACTATCTACGACTATTATGTACGTTCCAAATCTAACAAAGGTACGCAGTTCGTGTTCAGTGACTTAAGCACGTACAAGTCTAATGAGTGGAACATCTACCAGGACATCAAAGATAAGTTAGTGACAATGGGTATTCCGGCAAATGAGATACGGTTTATACAGACTGCCAAGACCGAACAGGAACGTAAGAAACTGTTTACCGACATGAACAACGGCACTGTCCGGGTATTGTTCGGCTCTACTTCCATGTTGGGTACAGGTGTCAATGCGCAGCAGCGAGCCGTGGCGGTGCATCATTTGGAGGTACCCTGGGTGCGACATGAAGTCGCATAGATAATTGTTGGAATGATACTTACGGGTATCAGCTTTAACCCGCTGTTCCGTCAGCGGTAGCCTACCACCGATGCACCTTAATAGTTGTATTAAGCGGTTGGGACAAAGTACACTTTCGCAAGACAAGACAGAACCGTGAGGGGAAGTCAAGTACGGTTAGTATCATACCGTAGAGTGGCGAGGCTGGATAGTATGGTTAGCGCAAGCGAACTGTTAGTAAACTTCGTAATGTCACGAAAGAGTGTAAGATACTGGTACACTCTACCCAAAAGGGAAGCGGTCGGTTAATCCTTTCCATGGTAGGATTACACGGATATAAGCACCGCCGGAGGATGAGACAGAACCTAACCTATCCGTTAGTTATCTATGTGGAACATGGTAAGCCTGTATATCTCCTGCCATGTAAAAATGGCAGGTAAGCTGACAGCAATGAAAGCCGAATGGTGTGCAGGTATAAGATAACAGAAAAAGCGAATGCCGTTCTGTAATGGAACGGATACGGATTGAACCGACATCACGGGCTGA
The Bacteroides caecimuris DNA segment above includes these coding regions:
- a CDS encoding tyrosine-type recombinase/integrase; translation: MKTISFLSKAIEGYVKYRKASGRYSYSYIKNIIQFDHFCVREYPEQTELTQEIVDRWCRQRPTECTNSCVSRVYPVSDFIKYMKKRGMTKIDLPQVPRSVPRTYTPHPFTHDELKRFFDACDNIKPRRGRLAAIQRMTLPVFFRLLYSSGIRTTEAVLLERDDVNLENGVVSIKRGKGYDQHYVVLHDTMLPLMRIYDGKIDGLTPNRRVFFPTPDDKPHPPVWVTYHFRVLWQSCNSSHAIPYELRHNYAIENINSWTHQGFAVHDKLLALSKSMGHRQMESTLAYYSLTPAISDIIAYADSEIEQSLILETDEKED
- a CDS encoding IS982 family transposase; this translates as MKKLHNLRIIIKLVVTTPLTTIALLMRNFIANFVRILGICKDFAGNRVNEHGNVPRCGVVPKFSDLEVIALGITAESFGFDSENLLFYRLHHECKEDLPNLISRRQFNARRKLTARLAEEIRKDVARAIDGPEDVFCIDSKPVKVCRNARAKRCTMGQDNPDAAPDWGYCASQGLHYYGYKLHVVCGILGVIHSFDMTAASVHDLHFLKDVRWEYHDCMMLGDKGYLCAEIQKNLFEAANITLEVPYRLNQKNWHPPTWAYKRFRKRIETIFSQLNDNLMMIRNYAKQSCGLFTRIAGKIAAMTFMQYVNFVNHHPIGRIKYSLI
- a CDS encoding phosphotransferase, which encodes MKRCDLHIHTVPSVSDRMFTYDKDVLLDYVAKTKLDVIAITNHNLFDYAQYQEIKDALTQIVVLPGIEVDLENGHILVIANNDDGTLFDFNSKCEEVKNLIKTKDDDISYDTFIRIFGDLSKYLLIPHYEKEPKLHKDTIEKLGRNIIAGEVSSVKKFIYMEKEDTELTPVYFSDFRIEKGVTPDKYPVSHTFFDVDQVNVNTLKLCLMDKTKVTLTSEKGIKLFQIFPNGQMLSTGLNIMFGKRSTGKTHTLNAIASRFEGKAKYIKQFELLNTSRSDSEQFENDLKVRQENSAEDYLREFSVIVTDVLKTCSADEDEMKLQKYLEAVMSSAQQSDVNDVFSKSKLFNESDFKELSFDEIKKLINATLTLLESQLYKSLVNKHLPEASLKSLLKELIEQCRKDNVANLYFKEVNNIIKMVKESLQLKSAAPRIPNIDLYQYFINKKKREIFAQVAIAIKKSRTISTEKAGHFTISVSARPFVNATDLKTVGLKQVSLTNAFAKYGNPIQYLDELKAAGVESNRIYKLFAAIDYRILNSSGLPVSGGERSEFNFLQKIKDAILCDILIIDEPESSFDNLFLKNEVNKFIKEMAENMPVIISTHNNTIGGSIKPDYILYTEKKIEADGVHFNIYSGYPTAQTLRDVKGNTIENYEITLNSLEAGEQAYSERKDIYETLKN